Proteins encoded in a region of the Roseateles sp. SL47 genome:
- a CDS encoding methionine synthase, giving the protein MKKLLPTSTVGSLPKPTWLAEPEKLWSPWKLQGDELADGQRDALRLSLQEQQSAGIDILSDGEQSRQHFVTTFIEHLDGVDFEKRETVRIRDRYEASVPTVVGAVSRSKPVFVEDAQFLRQQTRQPIKWALPGPMTMVDTLYDAHYKSREKLAWEFAKILNQEARELEAAGVDIIQFDEPAFNVFFDEVNDWGIATLERAIEGLQCETAVHICYGYGIKANTDWKKTLGSEWRQYERIFPMLQASRIGMVSLECQNSRVPMELIELLRGKQVMVGAIDVASETVETPEEVAATLRKALQFVDADKLCPCTNCGMAPLSRTLARAKLEALSAGAAIVRNELSK; this is encoded by the coding sequence ATGAAAAAACTCTTGCCAACCTCGACCGTCGGCAGCCTGCCCAAGCCCACCTGGCTCGCCGAGCCCGAGAAGCTCTGGTCCCCCTGGAAGTTGCAAGGCGATGAACTGGCCGATGGCCAGCGTGATGCGTTGCGCCTGTCGCTGCAGGAGCAGCAATCCGCAGGCATCGATATCCTCAGCGACGGCGAACAGTCGCGCCAGCACTTTGTCACGACCTTTATCGAGCACCTCGACGGCGTCGACTTCGAGAAGCGCGAGACCGTCAGGATCCGTGATCGCTACGAAGCGAGCGTGCCGACGGTGGTGGGCGCGGTGTCTCGATCGAAGCCCGTCTTCGTCGAGGATGCCCAGTTCTTGCGTCAGCAGACCCGGCAGCCCATCAAATGGGCGCTGCCCGGCCCCATGACGATGGTCGACACGCTCTACGACGCGCACTACAAGAGCCGCGAGAAGCTGGCCTGGGAATTTGCCAAGATCCTCAACCAGGAAGCCCGAGAACTCGAGGCGGCTGGCGTTGACATCATCCAATTCGACGAACCGGCCTTCAACGTGTTCTTCGACGAGGTCAACGATTGGGGCATCGCTACGCTGGAGCGCGCCATTGAAGGGCTGCAGTGCGAAACCGCCGTGCACATCTGCTACGGCTACGGCATCAAGGCCAACACGGACTGGAAGAAGACGCTGGGATCGGAGTGGCGGCAGTACGAGCGCATTTTCCCCATGCTGCAGGCCTCCCGCATCGGCATGGTGTCGCTGGAATGCCAGAACTCCCGCGTGCCCATGGAGCTGATCGAACTGCTGCGCGGCAAGCAGGTCATGGTCGGCGCCATCGACGTGGCGAGCGAAACGGTCGAGACGCCGGAGGAAGTGGCCGCCACGCTGCGCAAGGCGCTGCAGTTCGTTGATGCCGACAAGCTGTGCCCTTGCACCAACTGCGGCATGGCGCCACTCTCGCGCACGCTGGCGCGGGCCAAGCTGGAAGCCTTGAGCGCCGGGGCGGCCATCGTCCGCAACGAGCTCTCGAAGTGA
- a CDS encoding DUF1852 domain-containing protein → MSTTNPPLAFAIKRICFDEHYRPSATSRITTNFANLARGQRRQENLRHALQMINNRFNALAYWDNPQGDRYAVDLEIISVEMKIGANNEGDSVPAIEILKTHIIDKRTGKRTEGIVGNNFSSYVRDYDFSVLLLQHNKNQATFSIPDDFGDLHGKLFQHFVRSDAYKQSFTKPPVICLSVSDSKTYHRAGNQHPVLGLEYLANESSLTERYFEKMGLQVRFFMPPNSVAPLAFYFVGDLLNDYTNLELISTISTMETFQKIYRPEIYNANSVAGACYRPNLRNPDHSVTQIVYDREERSRLAVEQGKFAEEHFIKPYRAVLEQLAVDQVH, encoded by the coding sequence ATGTCCACCACGAACCCACCGCTTGCATTCGCCATCAAGCGCATTTGCTTCGACGAGCACTACCGCCCGTCGGCAACCAGCCGCATCACCACCAATTTCGCCAACCTGGCCCGCGGGCAGAGGCGCCAGGAGAATCTCCGCCATGCCCTGCAGATGATCAACAACCGGTTCAATGCCTTGGCGTACTGGGACAACCCTCAAGGCGATCGCTACGCCGTTGATCTCGAAATCATTTCCGTTGAAATGAAGATCGGTGCCAACAACGAGGGTGACTCGGTCCCCGCGATTGAAATTCTGAAGACCCACATCATCGACAAGCGGACCGGCAAGCGCACCGAGGGCATCGTCGGAAACAACTTCTCCTCCTATGTGCGGGACTACGACTTCAGTGTCCTGCTGCTGCAACACAACAAGAACCAGGCGACGTTCAGCATTCCCGACGACTTTGGCGACCTGCATGGCAAGCTCTTCCAGCACTTCGTCCGTTCGGATGCCTACAAGCAGAGTTTCACCAAGCCGCCGGTCATCTGCCTAAGCGTCTCTGACTCCAAGACCTACCACAGGGCGGGCAACCAGCATCCCGTGCTGGGCCTTGAATACCTGGCCAACGAGTCATCCCTGACCGAGCGCTACTTCGAGAAGATGGGCTTGCAGGTCCGCTTCTTCATGCCACCCAACAGCGTGGCACCCCTGGCGTTCTACTTTGTCGGCGATCTGCTCAACGACTACACCAACCTTGAGCTCATCAGCACCATCAGCACGATGGAGACGTTTCAGAAGATCTATCGGCCCGAGATTTACAACGCCAATTCCGTCGCAGGCGCCTGCTACCGGCCCAACCTGAGAAACCCCGACCATTCGGTCACTCAGATCGTTTACGACCGTGAGGAGCGCAGCCGCCTGGCGGTGGAGCAGGGCAAGTTTGCCGAAGAGCATTTCATCAAGCCCTACCGGGCGGTGTTGGAGCAACTGGCGGTTGACCAGGTGCACTGA
- a CDS encoding LysR family transcriptional regulator, with protein sequence MIERSHLAVIQAVERHGTLTAAADVLCVTQSALSHAMKKLEDNLGTQIWLREGRTLRLSQAGEYLLAVANRILPQLELAEARVRQFAAGERGTLRIGMECHPCYQWLLKIVSPYLAGWPDVDVDVKQKFQFGGIGALFGYEIDLLVTPDPLFKPGLHFEPVFDYEQVLVVNSQHALADAAYAQPQHLTTETLITYPVDIERLDIYTEFLMPAGISPRRHKCIETTDIMLQMVASGRGVAALPRWLVEEYAERLDVVPVQLGKKGVAKQIHLGARDSELHIDYLKAFIELARNGIAAENNASTPPSKASTPPKSRDERAVNRRKAAPRG encoded by the coding sequence ATGATTGAACGCTCGCACCTCGCCGTGATCCAGGCGGTGGAGCGCCACGGCACGCTGACCGCCGCTGCCGATGTGCTCTGCGTCACCCAGTCCGCGCTGAGCCATGCGATGAAGAAGCTCGAAGACAACCTGGGCACGCAGATCTGGCTGCGCGAAGGGCGGACCTTGCGGCTGTCGCAGGCCGGCGAATACCTGCTGGCGGTGGCCAACAGGATCCTGCCGCAGCTGGAGCTGGCCGAGGCGCGTGTGCGCCAGTTCGCGGCGGGCGAGCGCGGAACACTGCGGATCGGCATGGAGTGCCATCCTTGCTACCAGTGGCTGCTGAAGATCGTCTCCCCCTACCTCGCCGGCTGGCCCGACGTCGATGTGGACGTGAAGCAGAAGTTCCAGTTCGGCGGCATTGGCGCGCTGTTCGGCTACGAGATCGACCTGCTGGTGACGCCGGACCCGCTGTTCAAGCCAGGCCTGCACTTCGAGCCGGTGTTCGATTACGAGCAGGTGCTGGTGGTGAACAGCCAGCATGCCCTGGCCGACGCCGCCTATGCCCAGCCACAGCATCTAACCACCGAAACGCTGATCACCTACCCGGTGGACATCGAGCGGCTCGACATCTACACCGAGTTTCTGATGCCCGCCGGCATCTCACCGCGCCGCCACAAGTGCATCGAGACCACGGACATCATGCTGCAGATGGTCGCCAGCGGCCGTGGCGTGGCGGCCCTGCCGCGCTGGCTCGTCGAGGAATATGCCGAACGACTGGACGTCGTGCCGGTGCAGCTGGGCAAGAAGGGTGTTGCCAAGCAGATCCACCTGGGCGCCCGCGACAGCGAACTGCACATCGACTACCTGAAGGCCTTCATCGAACTGGCGCGCAACGGTATCGCCGCCGAGAACAACGCATCAACGCCGCCATCGAAGGCAAGTACGCCGCCGAAGTCTCGTGACGAGCGGGCAGTGAATCGGCGCAAAGCAGCCCCTCGTGGCTGA
- a CDS encoding Rossmann fold nucleotide-binding protein: MLPSHRKPQVCVLGSAEPGSPAYDLAGQAGEALAKLGITLVSGCGSPATRVAAERAIQANGLVLSIVPPDQMPPPDWPATVVVPCGMGDARNLLMALAGDACIVIGGRAGTKSEVHLAWLHKRPLLPLVGHGGWSDELPANPPDERENSRILPWSSVADLKAALQTLGLVPGAD, from the coding sequence ATGCTCCCCTCGCACCGCAAACCCCAAGTCTGCGTACTCGGCAGCGCCGAGCCCGGTTCGCCCGCTTACGACCTCGCGGGCCAAGCCGGCGAAGCACTTGCCAAGCTCGGTATCACCCTGGTGAGCGGCTGCGGGAGCCCAGCCACCAGGGTCGCTGCGGAGCGTGCCATCCAGGCCAATGGCCTGGTGCTTAGCATCGTGCCACCGGATCAGATGCCGCCGCCCGACTGGCCGGCCACGGTCGTTGTTCCTTGCGGCATGGGAGATGCGCGCAATCTCTTGATGGCGCTTGCTGGTGACGCCTGTATCGTGATCGGCGGTCGGGCCGGCACCAAGTCCGAGGTTCACTTGGCCTGGTTGCACAAGCGCCCGCTACTTCCGCTGGTGGGTCATGGCGGCTGGTCCGATGAACTGCCTGCGAACCCGCCAGATGAGCGGGAAAACTCCAGAATCCTTCCCTGGAGTTCCGTCGCTGATCTGAAAGCCGCCCTGCAAACTTTGGGGTTGGTCCCAGGGGCGGACTGA
- a CDS encoding PAS domain S-box protein — translation MSKDSQDDLSSLVGQELSQSDRLPPGLQWRAARLFIAAGVLLSAMAGLLLAFSIQSIEPWSGVLPPSVAFFTTFTGLLLLWRLPTLRVQGAMLTMLSLALTLALSVAVSRHQGLAAPSLGVMGLMVALATATVGLGAGFTIFGLAVSILGGLATAELSGWLLATPPIASLETRLLTQGILLLTGLVVGLGTSKLIRRALLEVNERHARFRHLLNMAADWYWEMDRQFRFTHLAEHQPGSSGLSLGKRLARTPWEIDTLGLSDEDMDAHRADLESHRPFRALVMRRTAEDGTLRYVSVSGEPRFDAKGNFRGYWGVGRDVTDEVQTEQAMLATETRYRELFRRSPSPLVLHRWGRVLDANPAAMAMFGYTQRSSMIGQDLFSHYEPGDEERGRQRATKIETMPVGAMLPMMEFRLRTLSRRRRLVQATSVRVDAATGPATLSFFIDQTEASRAQEALRRSEALLSHLFATSPDVVTLTESATGRYVMVNKTFERLTGYTSDEVLGRSTEEVGIWQDPLDRARLVEMLELHGRVSDMPASFVTRSGQVVPMLMSAAPFVMDGVSYFVVSSRDVSESERTRLVHAAILENASIGIALTREHCFVQANRLVEDMFGWPADTLVGQPDSVVWPSAEDGEAFVRELAPRLAAGEQVEVERLMRRRDGSRFLCRILARAVDPSHPSRGGTIWIMEDVTERRRVEAALAQAKDEAQAASRAKSAFLANISHEIRTPLNGLVGLARLLQQSDLNQDTRSHYLDQMLDSAESLSGLMSDILDISKIEAGRLTLETVPFALRDMLSTMRMGYLTLAQARGLAFSVSVDEAVPAWVFGDPVRTRQILGNYLTNALKFTDQGSVRVRVRSLDEQRIRIEVSDTGPGIDASMQERLFQPFTQADESTTRRYGGTGLGLSICRELAVLMGGSVGVESHVGQGATFWAELPLPAAPAPAPVGLQNREASQERALKGRRILMVEDNPVNMMIAVALLEQWGAEVSQASDGRQAVEAAHAAASMGKPFDAVLMDVQMPVMSGHEATRQLRDRFTAKQLPIIALTAAALTQERDEALAAGMNEFLTKPIDAQRLRQVLVKLTAH, via the coding sequence GTGAGCAAGGATTCTCAGGATGATCTGAGCAGCCTGGTCGGGCAGGAGTTGTCGCAAAGCGATCGCCTGCCCCCAGGGCTGCAATGGCGCGCCGCGCGGCTGTTCATTGCCGCGGGGGTGCTGCTGTCGGCCATGGCCGGGCTGCTGCTGGCCTTCAGCATTCAGTCGATCGAACCCTGGTCCGGCGTGCTGCCGCCTTCGGTCGCCTTCTTCACCACCTTCACCGGGCTGTTGCTGCTGTGGCGGCTGCCCACGCTGCGCGTCCAGGGCGCCATGCTGACCATGCTGTCGCTGGCGCTGACACTGGCCTTGTCGGTGGCGGTGTCGCGCCATCAAGGGCTGGCGGCGCCGTCGTTGGGGGTCATGGGCCTGATGGTGGCCTTGGCCACGGCCACGGTGGGCCTGGGCGCGGGGTTCACCATCTTCGGCCTCGCCGTCTCCATTCTGGGCGGTCTCGCCACCGCCGAGCTCAGTGGGTGGCTGCTGGCGACTCCGCCCATCGCCAGCCTGGAAACGCGGCTGCTGACGCAGGGCATCCTGCTGCTGACCGGCCTGGTGGTGGGATTGGGCACCTCCAAGCTCATCCGCCGAGCGCTGCTGGAGGTCAATGAGCGCCATGCCCGCTTCCGCCATTTGCTCAACATGGCGGCCGATTGGTATTGGGAGATGGACCGCCAGTTCCGCTTCACCCATCTGGCCGAACATCAGCCGGGCAGTTCCGGCCTGTCGCTGGGTAAACGCCTGGCCCGCACGCCGTGGGAGATCGACACCCTGGGCCTGTCCGACGAGGACATGGATGCCCACCGGGCGGACCTGGAATCGCATCGCCCCTTCCGGGCACTGGTGATGCGCCGCACTGCCGAGGACGGCACGCTGCGTTATGTGTCAGTGAGCGGCGAACCCCGCTTTGATGCGAAGGGCAACTTCCGCGGCTATTGGGGTGTGGGCCGCGATGTGACCGATGAGGTGCAGACCGAGCAGGCCATGCTCGCCACCGAAACCCGCTACCGCGAACTCTTCCGTCGTTCCCCCTCCCCGCTGGTGCTGCACCGCTGGGGCCGCGTGCTGGACGCAAACCCGGCGGCCATGGCGATGTTCGGCTACACCCAGCGTTCCAGCATGATCGGGCAGGACCTGTTCTCGCATTACGAACCGGGCGATGAAGAACGCGGTCGTCAGCGTGCCACCAAGATCGAGACGATGCCGGTCGGGGCCATGCTGCCGATGATGGAATTCCGGCTGCGCACCTTGTCGCGACGGCGCCGTCTGGTGCAGGCCACCAGCGTGCGGGTGGATGCAGCCACGGGTCCGGCCACCCTCTCCTTTTTCATCGATCAGACAGAAGCCTCCCGCGCCCAGGAAGCCCTGCGGCGGTCGGAGGCGCTGCTGTCGCATCTGTTTGCCACCAGCCCTGACGTGGTGACGCTGACGGAATCGGCCACCGGTCGCTATGTGATGGTCAACAAGACCTTCGAGCGGCTGACCGGCTACACCAGCGATGAGGTACTGGGGCGCAGCACTGAAGAGGTCGGCATCTGGCAGGACCCGCTGGACCGCGCCCGGCTGGTGGAGATGCTGGAGTTGCATGGCCGGGTGAGCGATATGCCCGCCAGCTTCGTCACCCGCAGCGGTCAGGTGGTGCCGATGCTGATGTCGGCCGCGCCGTTTGTGATGGACGGCGTGTCCTACTTTGTTGTGAGCTCGCGGGATGTGTCGGAATCGGAGCGCACGCGGCTGGTCCATGCGGCCATTCTGGAGAATGCGTCCATCGGCATTGCGCTGACCCGTGAGCATTGTTTTGTGCAGGCCAACCGGTTGGTGGAAGACATGTTCGGCTGGCCGGCCGACACGCTGGTGGGCCAGCCGGACAGCGTGGTCTGGCCGAGTGCGGAGGATGGCGAAGCCTTTGTCCGTGAGTTGGCGCCTCGCCTGGCGGCGGGGGAGCAGGTGGAAGTGGAGCGGCTGATGCGTCGCCGCGATGGCAGCCGCTTCCTGTGCCGGATCCTGGCGCGGGCGGTGGACCCCAGCCATCCGAGCCGCGGCGGCACCATCTGGATCATGGAAGACGTGACCGAGCGTCGCCGCGTGGAAGCGGCCCTGGCTCAGGCCAAGGATGAAGCGCAGGCAGCCAGCCGGGCCAAGAGTGCCTTCCTGGCCAACATCAGCCATGAGATCCGCACACCGCTGAACGGCCTGGTGGGGCTGGCGCGGCTGTTGCAGCAGTCCGACCTGAACCAGGACACCCGCAGCCACTACCTCGACCAGATGCTGGACAGCGCGGAGAGTCTGTCCGGGCTGATGTCGGACATCCTGGACATTTCCAAGATCGAAGCCGGGCGACTGACGCTGGAGACGGTTCCATTTGCACTGCGGGACATGCTGTCCACCATGCGCATGGGCTACCTGACGCTGGCGCAGGCGCGCGGCTTGGCCTTCAGTGTGTCGGTGGACGAAGCGGTGCCCGCGTGGGTGTTTGGCGACCCTGTGCGGACCCGCCAGATCCTTGGCAACTACCTTACCAATGCGCTGAAGTTCACCGACCAGGGCAGCGTCAGGGTGCGTGTGCGAAGCCTGGATGAGCAGCGGATTCGCATCGAGGTGAGCGACACGGGGCCAGGCATTGACGCCTCCATGCAGGAGCGTCTGTTCCAGCCGTTTACGCAGGCTGACGAATCCACCACGCGGCGTTACGGCGGCACGGGTCTGGGCCTGTCGATCTGCCGGGAGTTGGCGGTGCTGATGGGTGGCTCCGTGGGGGTGGAAAGCCATGTCGGCCAGGGCGCCACCTTCTGGGCGGAACTGCCGCTACCGGCAGCACCGGCGCCGGCACCGGTGGGGCTTCAGAACCGGGAGGCCAGCCAGGAGCGGGCGTTGAAGGGGCGGCGCATCCTGATGGTGGAAGACAACCCGGTCAACATGATGATTGCGGTGGCCTTGCTGGAGCAGTGGGGCGCCGAAGTCTCGCAGGCCAGTGATGGCCGCCAGGCGGTGGAAGCGGCGCATGCGGCGGCCAGCATGGGCAAGCCGTTTGATGCAGTGCTGATGGATGTGCAGATGCCGGTGATGAGCGGCCATGAAGCCACCCGGCAATTGCGGGATCGCTTTACCGCGAAGCAATTGCCGATCATCGCGTTGACGGCGGCCGCGCTGACCCAGGAGCGGGATGAAGCCCTGGCCGCCGGAATGAACGAGTTCCTCACCAAGCCCATTGATGCGCAGCGCTTGCGGCAGGTGCTGGTGAAGCTGACGGCGCATTGA